The stretch of DNA gctgctctgggagagtggaggttcttcatggagagagctgggtcacagtgtgtgatgctgactttgaccagcagggtgcagaggttgtgtgtcgagagctgggctgtggttctcctgtgaaggttctgggagcagctgcttttggtagagggcagggtccggtgtggtcagaggagcttcagtgtagaggaaacgaatctcagattcacttctgtccaaaatcatcttcactcaaacacaactgctcccatgataatgatgtgggactggcatgttctggtaggtatttcacttccttttgtcaatttcacacaaaacactgacaaaaacacacatccaccaaattcagataacagacaggtgacggagacacaaatccaccagtttgattgatttctgtattgcacaatattatgaaaaaagatattaagacattaaaacattaagaaacctttaatttgatttgtcatttatgtccttgagggctaaccagactttttaagtttacaaggagtgctgcagagaagtcaaaaagcaaaagttttatacatattaaaaaatgtttagactttgactatgttgaattgtttttggtgaccattttaaaagaaacttacaaagtcttatttttttatctaaaactataagtatgttttttttttttatgtctaccattgatttacaggcagtgtgaggaataataaattatttcatttagactaagatgagtaatatttaaggaactacacatacagtgtgtaatgcaacatgtcagatgtgtggcattcctaatgtgctttcactaatgtgattttgcgatgtggtagagtgctgatcgtgggtccaacagtatccagcactttttagtggattagtggattgacctgtcaatgtgtttagccatggcatagcacatctttcttctgactagccttgtaatctgatgctttcttctgggtgcagtgttttttgatgatcaatgtacacaaatactatactgtaggtgacaagcgaagacttgttggtggtcctcacgcatgctctgggagagtagagaagcttcatcggaattcttggcttccagtgtgtgatgctgactttaaccagcaggatgcagaggttgtgtgcagctgggagctgggctgtggttctcctgtggaggttctgggagcagctgcttttggtagagcagagggtcagatgtggtcagaggagcttcagtgtagaggaaacgaatctcatatgtacctctgccagacatctccttccttgaaacccaactgctctcacaacaaggatgtgggactaagatgctctggtatgatgaagtatgtttgtaaaagatttagattagtactgaactgtgagcaattagtttgtaattactgtattttttttttattattattgtattgtattattgttgcctactgtttttcctctgtaaattcaggtcacactcaggctcggctgatgaacggctcagattcctgttctggtcgagtggagctccagtacctcagtgagtggggtacagtgtgtgatgtaagctgggatatgagagctgccagtgtcctctgtgctcagctgaagtgtgggagttctgtggctgtgttggggtcagactggtttggggaggggagtggccggatctgggctgatgtgtttgattgtcagggaaacgaaacacacctgttaaaatgtcccatttcatcatggagtcgaactgcatgctctcatgaacagtatgctggagttatctgtagtggtgagatcttacagttgcagtataataaataactgaaagtttattactccctcattttaagccaagtaatatatttttttctcttcaggttcttctctggcgtctcatgagggaggagtgcggttgtctggagggatggagtgtg from Astyanax mexicanus isolate ESR-SI-001 chromosome 11, AstMex3_surface, whole genome shotgun sequence encodes:
- the LOC125805009 gene encoding deleted in malignant brain tumors 1 protein-like, with product MSDAAVVCRELGCGEAVDALGKSHFGSGSGPIWMDDVDCSGSESRLKNCRSPVWGKHDCNETHNSGVICSGARLVLGSRCSERVEVLHGESWVTVCDADFDQQGAEVVCRELGCGSPVKVLGAAAFGRGQGPVWSEELQCRGNESQIHFCPKSSSLKHNCSHDNDVGLACSGDKRRLVGGPHACSGRVEKLHRNSWLPVCDADFNQQDAEVVCSWELGCGSPVEVLGAAAFGRAEGQMWSEELQCRGNESHMYLCQTSPSLKPNCSHNKDVGLRCSGHTQARLMNGSDSCSGRVELQYLSEWGTVCDVSWDMRAASVLCAQLKCGSSVAVLGSDWFGEGSGRIWADVFDCQGNETHLLKCPISSWSRTACSHEQYAGVICSGSSLASHEGGVRLSGGMECEGEVEVFFRQDWRRVLLDSWSESEASVVCRQLGCGSVLNISSSSSSSPEHSYMCVTGFNCSGSEAHLRNCSSSQAVNCSSTVQLYITCSGTSNTVHSSIRLVGSGGDCAGRLEVFHSGSWGTVSDELWDIEDAQVVCRQLQCGVALSAPVPVPARFGSGTGPIWLNEVECEGNEVSLWNCRYQLCGED